Below is a window of Humulus lupulus chromosome 2, drHumLupu1.1, whole genome shotgun sequence DNA.
atctaaaatactaaatattatcccaaataaaatttaaaatattaaaaaagttattaatatactacaataacacataaaaaaagatataaaatacacataaaatattacaaaaatatataataatttaaacgGGATCCCGTCGGGACGGGAAGTGCATCCCTACTCCGTCCCATTTAACATTCAGGGATTGAAAATTATCCATGTCCTCGTCTCGTTCTCCATTTTTGGAATGGGATCCCCTGCCCCATTAGGGGTGGGTCCCCGTGGAGCCCCGTCTCCATGAGGAAAATGTGAATCCTTATTTGTCATTCTCACCATCATTATCGTTTTTATAATACTTGTTGTTTTACCATGATTGACATATTATATTCCCATTGAAATGTCGTTTCTTTAATCAATTTCTTATCATGTCGTTTTCTACTTTAGTGTCGTTCTAACAAATCACATCTTAAACATGAGATATATttgcatttttgtattttttttaagtgttacacttcacaaatgtgcatatgaggaaatcaaacgtgtagatcttgaaaaaaatacaaaaaataaaaaaacaaatcaccccaaacggacacctaagtgaaaaattatgtctcttgtaagaatcgcatcgaacccatcgagctggcatcgagcaaagtctttttttcatgaaaaatattGATTTAGAAAGCCCCATCAAGCTGGCATCGAGCATCATCAAACCATCATCGAGCaatgtcgattttctgcagatttcagagttttaaatttgaaaaaaatcacacaaaaaaaaCTTCAAAATCATACcgagatctattcgaaatgcagtatttagTATGGTGGCGGTGATGTTGGTGGTGCCGTGAGGTGAGAGATAGTGAACCGAAAGAGAGAGAGTGGGAAGAGAGAAGTGAGAAGAGGGAATAGATGAAGATATTTCGTGTTGAGTACCAAaaagtagcattattttgaaatttttaatatatCTAGTATATATTTTAATTAGCACCCAATATTAAGCATAGAAAGTGAAATTTCCAGAATGTAATTTTAACGGACGGCATTGCCAATGCCATTTGCTTTTGCCCCCAAATTCTCTCACATAGGGTTTTCCATTACGCCCATATTATCATTTTTCCCTTTGCTATGACACCGGAGATTATCTCTAAAAGTTATCCCTGTCTTCTTCAAGCTCATTGTCATTCTCCCCATTATGAATGTATGATACTATCAGTCACATTTGTCGTTTCTGTTGATAGTGGTCGTCTTACTAAGATTGTCGTATTATGTTCCCAATGATTTGTCTCTTTAATCAATGTATTATTCTGTCGTTACATGATTTAGGAGTCGTTCCTATAAATTCATGTCGTTTACATCTAGATATCGTTCCTCAAAATTCATGTCGTTTATATCTAGCTGTCGTTCGTACCTAAAATTGTCGTTTTTTCCATCGTGAAGGCCCAagcccatttaaaaaaaattgacttaGTTGACTTTGACGGACGGCATTACCATTTGATTTGCCCCCAAATTCTCTTTTCCTTCCTTCCTTAGAACATAACAACAAGTTAACCAAAGGTTTTACTTTTACGCCCAAATTACCAGTCTGCCCTTGTTTCGTTACCGGAGATCCTCTAATGTCCGGCGAAAACACCGGACTCACGTCCCAATTGAAGGAAGCCGGCCAATCAGCGATGGCCACGCGTCGACCATGGGGAGAGTTCTTTGACCCGGCCGCACTGAGCTTCCCCCCCAGCGTCTCGGACGCCACCACCCGACTCGCCCAGAACCTGACCCATTTCCGATCCAACTACGCCGTGGTGGTCTTGGCCGTCCTCTTCGCCAGCCTAATCTTCCACCCATTCCCTCTGGTCGTCCTCTTGATCGTCTTTGTCGCCTGGGTCTTCCTCTACTTCTCCCGTGAAGAGCCGCTCACCATCGCCGGTATCACCGTGGATGATGGAATCGTCGTGGTGGTTCTTGGGGTGGTTACACTGGTGGCTCTGTTCATGACCCATGTGTGGTTCAACTTTTTCATTTCGATTGCAATTGGGGCTGGTTTGGCGTCGTTGCACGCTTTGCTTAGGAGTACGGACGATCTAGTCATGGATGACCAACAATTGCCTTATGGCCAATTATCAGATGATACTCGGGGCACCTATACCATTGTTTGACCTACGTATTAAGAGGTGGGTCTTCTTCTTTTGCTGTATAAATTTGTTTAAGCTGCAATGCTAGTCTTACTTTCCTTTAATTATTCAGTTTATTTTGCTTGCGAATATCTTGAGCAAAAACCCAAGCTATGTTATTTATTTGTATGTTTTTGCTGAAGTAACTCAAGTGAATTTGGTCACTCATTTTATGTTTCTGTTGGTTTGTATTAGTAAAAACCAAGCTATGTGGGAATGCAATTGCATTTTGAGGTCATAGGCAGTTGTCTTTTTAATGCATTTGTGATCAAGAACTCAGAGATTGTATCTTAAAATGTTAATTGTATGTTAATGAGGAATATTGTTTTGCTGAAATAATCCGAGTGAGTTTGGTCAGTCTTTTATGTTTCTGATGGTTTGTATTATTGAAACCAAGCTGTATGGGAATAAAATAGCATTTTggggtttttttaaaaaaaaattttgtaTCCCAATCATTTGTAAAAGGCTTGGATTTTTCATGCATTTGTGATCAAGAACTCGAGATTGTGTTTTGAAATATTATTTGTCATGTTAATGATGAAAAAATGTTGTCACTTAATATGGTTTGTATTAGTGAAACCAAGCTGTATGGGAATAAAATTGCATTTTGGGGTCATAggcatttgttttttttttatcccaATTATCTGAAAAAGGCTTACGTTTTCATGCGTTTGTGTACAAGAACTCAAGATTGTGTAGTAGCTCAAATAGTCAGGCGTGTAGTTACTTGACTGAAGCCATTACATTAAAGCGAACCCTTTTCACCATTTAAAAAAGCTATTGAAGGCTTTTAGCTCTGTGTGCTTCCACTCaactttttcttcttattttttgcAGTGAATGGGAATGATATCTTCTTTGATCATGAGGTGCCTCACTACAATGGTAGATGATTTTGATCCGATTGATTCAATGTCAATATCTGGTACTTTGTCACACTATAGCTCCAAGTTTCAACTTTCTAGCTTGTTCAAACTGTGTTCTTAGTTCTTTGCAACCAAGTTATCGATGTCCAAAATTGGTTATTGTTCCTCCCAACATTGTATATTGAAAACATTCACTTTGTGACAGAACATTTGTTTGTCAATTTCTTTTGCTTACTAGTTTTTTGGCTTTTGAAATGCCTACTTGTAGTTATGTTCTCCTTTTAGTTTTACAGCAAAGTCATATTTTGATTTGTGCTCATGGTGTACAGATTGATTGATTTCTATGGTCCATTGATTTCTTTAATACAGCTACTTGCAAGATCTCATAATCCTCCTTCCACCATTCTTTATTCTACTTGTAGATGTGATACTACAGCTCAgattaaattgaaaaataaaatatatattataaaaaggTATCATTTGTCATGGTGGAAAATGCAGATACAACACAACATAAAAGACAAAAAAAACTTTTATAAAAGGATATTACCAATGTTTTCCACTTGTTACAGTTAAATTGCGAAAATACTAAATGTTCAATATATTTTAaagataaatatctattttttttattaaaatattatttttatcaaTACCTTATTTGTTGGAGTTGTTAAGTGTTGATTCACTATATATGCATTACTCCGTAATTTGAGTTTTTTTGGTactcaaaatatgtattttttgaatttgaattaatttaaaatttatttttctaatttaaaatattttttcttaaaaaaatttatGAAATAGACTATTGTCTACTTAGTCAACATGTTAGTATTTTTAccgtaaaaataaaatattaggtatttaatAGTAACAAATATAACTCTTTATAAAATGATATTAGTCCCTCAAGAAGGGTAGCTAAAATAGTCAAACATGTGGTTTGCTTTCATAAGATTTAAGACTCGAGTCCTTTTTCTTGGATTCCTACATAATAATTGCTATAATTTATTGTATCCAAATATTGTAGGGTTAGACCGGAGCTTagtttcaaaataataataataattaactcttgaaaacatttacaacatattgGCAACAAATGTTTTGTTGTTTGTCAATTTCTTTTGTTACTAGCTTTTTGGTTTTCAAAATTTCTACTTGTTGGATTTATGATTTCCTATTAGTTTTAAAGCAAATTCATGTGTTTGATTTGTGCTCGTGGTTAATTTCTATTGTACAGCTACTTGCAAGATCTCATAATCTTCCTTCCATGACCAAAAATTATAGCAATTGCTACTTAGAGGAAGACTCGAACCTCATATCTAACtatctaaataattattttaaagaaTACCACAAAAACGAAGTATCACTTGTCATGATGGCAAATGCAAATATAACCCAATTAAATTGGAAAATAAGATGTGACTATACTAGTTGAAAATTATCAGTTGACAAAAACTATAATTTTGGAACCAAATATAAAATTGTATTAGTAATGAGAAATCACAATTCTGAGTTCTCTTATTCACTTTCAGTCCATTCCCCTTGTTTATTAAAGGAAAAAAGATTGTGAAAACAATTAGGGAACATTGGCATGAGAGCGTTGCAAACGACAATTGAAATGGTTTATACTGAAATCATTGATGCTAATGCTGCTCAAACTATAACTGTGGTCCATAGCCAAAGAGATGCATATGACTGTATGATATCCTCAAGACTGAGCTTTTCGACCATAGGTTAGATCCATCACCACATCTTCGCCTGAGCTGCCCAGCGATGTCTCTATAATTTCCGATGACATTGCTTGGCTCCAAATTTCCATCAAGCAGCGCAGTTGTATTGTCGAACTCAGCGGTTCACCTTTCAGTAAAATCTCTACCTGTGAGAGTTCGATAATGATGTTAATCATTGTCACAGAAAAGAACAGGTTTAGTTTGAAATGTTATAAAAGATTTTCAACAGAGATGTGATTATGAAACTATATCAATTAGTAGCAGTAGAACTTTGAATTTTGATCATGACATAACATAACAGTAGTTTATCAGACATGAATTTCTACATTAAATATGGTCAAAAGGATCAAATTAAGTACCTCTGACTCGCTAGCAAGATTCAGTTTCTTCACTATGTACTTTTTGACCAAAGAGACAGTTACAGTATCATCTCTGAGAGAAACaaacagaaaaaaaaatcttGTAAGAATTAATAAACATCAAACTCGAACAATAGTGTAAAGAATGGTAAACTGGTGAGTCTATTATGAATAGTAAACATAGACAACTTATTTCAAGCCTATGTCTACCAAAATTATGACAAAATATCGATGAGAGTGATAGCATATTACAATGCCTAACATAAACGTGTAATGAAATAGAATGGAGAGTAGCAAAATAGTGAGGCAATGAAACATACTTTAGCCTCAAATAGCGTGACGATAGCTGAGGCAAGGGTGGATATCCTTTCCTGCATTTATatcaataataacaattactTGACCAAAGAATCAAACTTTTCAACCATGATAAGTCCTCTTGATATGTTAAAAGCTAAAATAAACACTTACTGGTCATGGGAAGCAATTAAGGAGAACCAAATTGGACTAAAGCATCTAGCTGCTGCAGGTTCGCTACCCTTACTTTCTACAGCAACACTATGTTGTCCCTTGGTGGCAGGTTCGCTACCCTTACTTT
It encodes the following:
- the LOC133819062 gene encoding PRA1 family protein D, with translation MSGENTGLTSQLKEAGQSAMATRRPWGEFFDPAALSFPPSVSDATTRLAQNLTHFRSNYAVVVLAVLFASLIFHPFPLVVLLIVFVAWVFLYFSREEPLTIAGITVDDGIVVVVLGVVTLVALFMTHVWFNFFISIAIGAGLASLHALLRSTDDLVMDDQQLPYGQLSDDTRGTYTIV